From the genome of Haloterrigena sp. KLK7, one region includes:
- a CDS encoding DUF5805 domain-containing protein, which yields MSDSADSERTTVKTYVPSYQKSEWQSHADELGMSQAEFVRTMVQAGRKGFDADREEPRSPSSDPGGNGLETRVLKLLESDTYSWDELLEAVSDDIESRLDETLAELQADNRIRYSGRHGGYTAVDGGGDGD from the coding sequence ATGAGCGATTCGGCGGACTCCGAACGAACCACCGTCAAAACCTACGTCCCGTCCTACCAGAAATCTGAATGGCAGTCTCACGCCGACGAGCTGGGGATGAGTCAGGCCGAGTTCGTTCGAACGATGGTCCAGGCCGGTCGAAAGGGGTTCGACGCCGATCGCGAGGAACCCCGTTCTCCGTCCTCAGACCCTGGGGGTAACGGCCTCGAAACGCGGGTTCTAAAACTACTCGAATCTGACACGTACTCCTGGGACGAACTCCTCGAGGCAGTCAGCGACGACATCGAATCGCGACTCGACGAGACGCTCGCGGAACTCCAGGCGGACAACCGAATTCGATACAGCGGTCGCCACGGTGGATACACCGCCGTCGACGGTGGTGGCGATGGCGACTGA
- a CDS encoding tyrosine-type recombinase/integrase: MATERGTDAPADVADPIEYFLDDQRYHGKSERTLEAYERVLRRFETFLSERFDVDRVGAAQRRECMAWIHSLRGGFEPSTIATYASYLNRFYDYMNRVGVFDENPMTLVMEELSESIDTNPTRRDISVAEMRSFVAAIDHPLERAVVVTLLKTGMRVGECCNLDLRDLNLETPEIDCEWTTRVGLERRPSSVFVAAEPARGTTVNGERRTASNKRKRDTVVPVDDELRRALLEWLAIRPDPVSDADPLFLDTGDSWGERLTPADVRYIVEKHARERGWYRTGGGTEENVTPHYFRHFFTTHLRDRTGDRGIVQYLRGDVAGDVIDTYTHNWGDRVRETYLEHIYSVTP, encoded by the coding sequence ATGGCGACTGAGCGAGGTACCGACGCCCCGGCGGACGTCGCGGATCCGATCGAGTACTTCCTCGACGACCAGCGATACCACGGCAAGAGCGAACGGACGCTCGAGGCCTACGAGCGCGTCCTCCGACGGTTCGAGACGTTCCTGAGCGAGCGCTTCGACGTCGATCGGGTGGGGGCGGCACAGCGACGGGAGTGTATGGCCTGGATTCACTCCCTTCGAGGCGGGTTCGAACCGAGTACGATCGCGACCTACGCGTCGTATCTCAACCGGTTTTACGACTACATGAACCGCGTCGGTGTCTTCGACGAGAATCCGATGACCCTGGTCATGGAGGAGCTGTCCGAATCGATCGATACGAATCCGACGAGACGGGATATCTCGGTCGCGGAAATGCGGTCGTTCGTCGCCGCGATCGACCACCCGCTCGAGCGGGCCGTCGTCGTCACGCTGTTGAAAACCGGGATGCGCGTCGGCGAGTGCTGTAATCTCGACTTGCGGGATCTGAACCTCGAGACGCCGGAAATCGACTGCGAGTGGACGACGCGCGTCGGACTCGAGCGCCGGCCGTCGTCGGTGTTCGTCGCTGCGGAGCCCGCTCGCGGGACGACCGTAAACGGGGAGCGACGAACGGCGTCGAACAAACGGAAGCGAGACACGGTCGTTCCCGTCGACGACGAACTCCGACGGGCGCTGCTCGAGTGGCTGGCGATCCGTCCGGATCCCGTTTCTGACGCCGACCCGCTCTTCCTCGATACCGGTGACTCGTGGGGTGAGCGCCTGACGCCGGCGGACGTTCGGTATATCGTCGAGAAACACGCTCGAGAACGCGGCTGGTATCGCACCGGCGGCGGGACGGAAGAGAACGTCACGCCCCACTACTTCCGGCACTTCTTCACGACGCACCTACGAGATCGGACGGGAGACCGCGGAATCGTTCAGTATCTTCGGGGCGACGTCGCCGGCGACGTGATCGACACCTACACCCACAACTGGGGCGATCGAGTGCGGGAGACCTACCTCGAGCATATCTACTCCGTGACGCCTTGA